The Fibrobacterota bacterium genome contains the following window.
TCCAGGTCCCGATGGCGGTGTAATCGCTATTGGAGGAATTGGCGGGAGCGCCGGCCTGGATGGTCGATTGGCCGTTGCGCATCTCGTAGGGAGCGACTTGGGTGTTGGTGCCCGAGAAGACGAATTCGCCCTTGAAGGTGGTGTTTGACAAGGCCACCATCTGGTCGAACATGCCCCGCACCTCTTGGCCGATGTAGTAGCGGCTGTCGCCGGAATTGGAATCGTTCGAGGCCTGGATGGCGCGTTCGCGCATGGCCTGGTAGATATTGGTGCCGGTATTCAAGGTCGAATCGATGGTACCAAGGTATCCGAGCCCGTCGTTGATGTTGCGCTGGAAGCTGGAGAATTGATCGAGCTGGGAGCGGAGTTCCATGCTCTGGGCGGCGCTCACGGGATCGTCCGTGGCGTTGTTGATCTTCTTGCCGGTGGCCAGCTGCTCCTGGGTCCCTTCCAGCTTGTTGTAATTCATGAAGAGCCGGTCGAGGATACGGGAGCTGACTTGGCTGAAACTGATTCGGGAAGCCATGGTTTTCCCTCCTTATTGCGCCAACTGCATGAGCACATCCATCATCTGGGAGACGGTGGTGATGTACTTGGCGGAAGCGCGGTAGCTGTTTTCGAACTTGATCATGTTGGTCATCTCTTCGTCCAAGGAGACGCCCGAAATCGTCGCCTGCTCCGAATCCATCTGGGAGATCAGGAAGGTCTTGGTGTCGAGGCGGGACTTGTTCTGGTTTTGCTCGATGCCCAACTTGCCGATGGTGGCTGAGTAGAAGGTGGTCACGCTCTGCGTCGGGGTGCCGTCCGTGTCCGGTACCATGGAATTCTTGAGGCGCAGACCGGCGATGAGGAGCGAGTTCTGGCCGTTGCCGTTTCCCGAGAAGCCGGTGGTGTTGTACTGGAATTGGACGTTGATGGCGTCGCCGGCCACGTAGCGGCCATAGTTCAGGAACTTGATGGTTCCGAGTTCGGAGTCCACGACGTAATCGGCGCCGGCGCCTTCTTGCAATACGGTTCCGTCGGAAAGGGTGACCTTGACGCTTCCCTGCGCGAGATCACGGTAGTTGGGGTTGGTGGTCTTCAGATCGAGTACCGGATTGGCCACGGCGGGGATGCCGCCGACGGGGGCGAAAGCGGCTACGTCCACGATTTTCCCGCCTTCGGCGGCGGCGATGTTCTCGGCGCCGGCGAGGATCGCGTCCGATAAGGTCATGTTGCCGGCGGAGGTTTTCGACGGGTCGAAAAAGGGGACGCCGGTGGACTTGTTGAGGTTGTATCCCAGCTCGTGCTGATCGTTGACCTGCTTCACGATGGAACCCGCCAAGGAGTTCAGCGCGTCCATGTACTTCGAGAGCACCTGGCCCCGGGCATCCATGATGCCCTTCAGCTCGCCGCCGCGGGGGTCGAAACCGCGCTTGGATTCGACGAAGCGCAGACGCAGTTCCGATGCCTTTTCGCCGTTGGCCAGGGTCTTGTCCACGCCATAGGTCTCGATCTGCATGGCTTCGGAAGGGCCTACGATGAGGTTGCCGCCCGAAGTGACGATGAGCCGGCCGTTGGTATCCTCGACGGTCTGCACGTCGATCAGGCTGGAAAGCTTACGCACCAGCAAATCGCGTTGGTCGCGGGCGTCATTGGCTTTCTGGCCCGGGCTGGTCTCCACGCCGGCGATCTTCTGGTTGAGATCGTAAATCTGCCCGGTCAAATCGTTGACCTGCTTGGCCTGCTGATCCAGCGGGTTGTTCATCGACAAGCCGTAATCCTGGATCTGCTTGTACACGCTTTGGAAGGTATCGATCATCACGTCGGCGCTGGACTTGACGGCTTCGCGGGCCGAGAGGTCGCCCGGATTGTTGGCCAGATCCTGCCATGAGGCCCAGAAAGCGTTCATCTTGGACGCCAGGCCGTCATCGCTGGGTTCCTTCAAGATGTTCCCGAGACGGGTATAGGCGGTATCCAATTGCGTGTTGTATCCCTTGTCGCCCAGGGCTTCCCACGTCTGGCGATCCAGGAATTCGTCGCGGATGCGATCGACTTCGGTGACCGCGACGCCCAATCCCTTTTGGCCGTACACGTCGTCCGGGATGGCATCGGCCTGGAGGTTCACCCGCTTGCGCGAGTAGCCTTCCGTATTGGCGTTGGAGATGTTCTGGCCGGTGACGTCTATGGCGGTCTGGGAGGCGTTAAGGCCCCGCATGCCGACGTTGAGGGAGTCCATCAAGCCCATCAGACGCTCCGGTTCACGAGGTTGCGGATCTGCACCCGGGCGTAGTTCACGCCGCCCTTGGCGGTATAAAGGCCCATGCTGTCGGCCTTGCTGCGGCCGGCCACGCTGGTGAGGATCCCGATGGTGGTATGGATGATCTTGCTGCCGTTCTCGATCAAGGCCTGGTTCACGATCAGGGTTTGCCGGAGCGCGGCCATGGCCCCCATCAAGGCATCGCGGCACTCCTTGAGGCGGGCGGCGTTTTGGTGGGAGACCAGGGGATAGATGGCTTCGCACTTCGCGGGCGCGTGGGCAGGGGTGGATGCGTCCCCTGCCTTGCGCGAGCCCAGGATGGCGGAGGTGATCCCGACGCGATCTTCTTCCAGGCCGGCCAGATTATGCAGCAGTTTCTCGATCTCGCCGTTCACCTGGAGGTTATCGGCGAGGTGGCGGTTGATCAGGGCGGTACGTTGGCGTTCGGCCATGCCGCGATAGGCCGCGTACAATCCGAGTTGGGATTTCAGATTGTCGATTAAGCGGACGCAGAGGGCTTCGCGATCGGTTTTCGGCGCGTCCGCGGCGGTCGTCCCCTCGGCGAACAAGTCGGGGAATTCCTCCAATATGGCTTGGCGGGTCATGGTGGCCATGGCTTCCTCAATTCCCTTGCGCGGCGTCCAGCTCGCGCTTGGTCGTCAGGACGGTGTCGACGTAAGTCTTGGTTTCCGCGAAGGGCGGGATGCCGCGGTAGCGATCGACCGCGGTGGGGCCGGCGTTGTAGGCGGCCAGCGCCTTGGACTCGTCGCCGCCATAGCGGTTCAACAGGTCCTTCAGATAACGGGTTCCCGCCAGGACGTTTTCCTTGGCGTTGAAAGGATCGCGCACGCCCATCGCCTGGGCGGTGCTGTCCATCAATTGCATCAAGCCTTTGGCGCCCGCGCCGGACACCGCCAGGGGCTGGTTGGCCGATTCCGCCTTGATGACGCCCTTGATGAGGTTGGCGGGGACGCCATAGGCCTGCGAAGCCTGATCGATGATGGGCCGCAGGGCGGCATCGCTCATGGCCGCGGGGGCCGTGGATTTGCCGTCGCGGGAATGCGCGCCTACCAGCTTAGCCAGCATCGGCGCCATCGGGAAATCGTTCCCGGCGTCCTCTACGTCGCCGTCGAAGCGGGGGATGGCGGTGGGCTGGTTCGCCGCTGGCGCGCTCACGGCGTCGAGCCCTTGGGCGCGGCGCAAAGAGCGGTAAATCTGGGAGGCCAGGCTGTTGGAAATCCCGGTCAGGGCGTTCTTCATCCCCTGCGCCCCGGAAACCAGCGGGTTCTTGGCGTCCAGGCTGGCATATTGGTTGTCGAGCATCTCGGAGAAGATCTCGCGGCCGGGCGAGGCCTTGGTAAGTTCGTTGCCCTCGGCGATGGTGCTCTGGCGCATGGACTTGTACATCTGGGAGAGGAACATGGATTGGAAATCGAGGGCGGCCTTCCAACGCTTCTTGTCCGCCTCGGCGCCTTGGGCCTTCTGGGAAGCCAGTCCCTTGGCGGCCTGTTCCAGCGGAGCCACCTTGGAGAGGCCCAACTGGTTCTTGATCAGGTCGAGGTTGTTGGTGGGTTCTGTGTTCATGGTTCTCTCGTAGCTTGCCGGTTACTGTCCTGCTTTAACTTCCTCTTCAAGTGCATTGGATTGCAAGACCCATGCCAGCGCCCGGAAGGCCCGGATATCCCCCATAAGTGGCGGCCGGCCATGGCGGTTAAGGGAAATTGAGGACGGGGACGGGGAAAAACTTGCCTCGCGGCGGAGCGGGCGGGGGAGGAATCTGCCCTTGGGGCAGCCTATATATATGGCCCGGGCTTAAGGGGCCAGGTCTTCGGCCTTGGCGATGATAGAGCTTTCGTCCAGGCGCCGCAGCGCCTCCAGCAGGATGGCCATGGTGTCCCCGTCGAGATTGCGCTCGCCGGCGGATTGTTGGGGCAGGAAGCGGAAGGATCCGGATTGCCACCGCAGGGCGTCATCGATGGCCAGGGTAGCGGGCAAGTTACCCAGGCTGGCGTGCACCAGGCCGCCTTCCTCGAAACCGAAATGCGCCCGCAACGGCCCTTGTTCCACCAGCAAGGTGCCCGTCATGCGCGCCGTGAGGACGGACTGCAGGAGATCGGCGAACGCGAAGTAGCGCAGATCCCCCGAAAGGCCCGGCGACAGCAATTGGGCCAGCTTCTGGTTGGTGGCGCGGATGCGCTTGGAAAGCATGCGGTAAAGGATGATGCTCATGACCGGGAATTCGGCCAAGGTCTTGTGGAAGTCCTCGCGGGCGATGGCCAGGGTGAGGCAATCTTCCACCGCGTCCACCTGGTTGCTCGTGGAGGCGCCGGTGAGGATGGACATCTCCCCGAAGCAATCCCCCTTGCGCAGCACCGACAGCTCCAGCACCCGGCCGTCCTGGCCGCGGGTGGCGATGCGGACCATCCCTTTCAGGAGGACGTGGAAATGGCTGCTGGTGACGTTCGCCTTGAGGATGACGTCGCCGCTTTTGTATTCCCTGGCCAGGGCGCGCTCCCGGAAGGCCCGAGCCACGGCGATAGGCATCTGATCCAGGAACGGGCGGGCCATCTGGTTCTCGGCCGAGAGGACTTCTTCGAACTGGACGGCGGGCCGCGAGAGCTTGCTCATGCGGCAGTACGACCAACGGCAGGCGCAATTCTTCCAGCCCGCTTCGACCTGCCCTTCTTCGCGCCGCCCTTCCATAGCCACGGGGATGAAGCTCGCGACGGGCATGGAGCAGGATACCGTCTGGTTCCCGTATACGCCGGGCATCTGCACTTGCAGCGAATCGCCCTTGGTATAGAAGGGGCAATTACGCAAGTCCAACGCCTTGAGCGCCCAGGATTGTTCCGCTTCATCCATATCCGAAAGTTACCTATTCCGATTGGGTCCGTGAGGACGGCCACGCTTTCGCCGCAGAGTAACTACCGCCCGGGAATCCTAGCCGCACGGGGCTTGGAGGATTTTGGGGACCGGTCCGGTAATCCTCCAATAGCATAAACTAGCAGGGTACCGGATCTCAAGCGAATCGCGGATGTGTCAAGAATCCCGATGCCTCGGAACGAATTCGCCCGGTTTCGCCCCGGGCGCGGGCCGGGGCTTGATCAAATCCGGGGAGCGCCAATGTAGCGCTATTGGGAGTGCCTTTGGAGCGCCATCGGAACCCCATCCGTGCGCCATTTCAGGTTAATAGAAGCACAATCTGAAGCGCCATTGGCGCTCCCAATAGCGCTCCATTGGCGCGCCATCCATTTTGGGAGCACAGGCCTTCCAGGCTCCTAGGTACAGCAAGGCACCGAGGATAGGGCGGGTCGGCTAAGGTAGTGAGGGGACGGTCAGCCTTTGAAAGCGGGATTCGGGGTCATCATGGCGGCATAGAGGGCCCGAATGGCCTTCTCGTAGTCTTGGTTGCCTACCCCGACGATGATGTTGTATTCCGAGGAACCCTGATCGATGATGCGCACGTTGACGTGGGCGTCGCGCAGGGCGATGAATACCTTGGCCGCCGTGCCGATCTGGTTCGCCATGCCCTCGCCCACCACGGCGATGAGAGCCAAGTCCGGTTCCACCTCCAGGATGTCGGGCTCGAGAACCCGGCGCAGATCCTCGAGGATGCTTTCGGTCTTGTCGCCGATTTCCTCGGCGGCGGCCACCACGCTCATGGAATCGATGCTCGAGGGCATATGCTCGATGCTGACCCCGTGCGTCTCGAAAATGCCGAGCATCCTGCGGGCGAAGCCGACTTCCTTGTTCATCATGCTCTTCTCGAGGCTGAACATGCAGAAGTTCTTCTTGCCCGCCACCCCGGCGATGTCGTAGCGCGTCACTTCGGGCAACTTGGAAACGATGAGCGTACCGGGATCATCGGGGCGGTTGGTATTGCGGATGTTGATGGGGATGCCCGCGTCGCGCACTGGCGCGATGGCCTCGTCGTGGAAAACGCTGGCGCCCATGTAGGAGAGCTCGCGGATCTCGCGGTAGCTCACTTCGTCGAGGGGATGGGGATTATCGACGATGCGGGGATCGGCCATCAGCAAGCCCGAAACGTCGGTCCAGTTTTCATAGAGCTCGGCCATGATGGCGCGCGCCGCGATGGCCCCGGAGATGTCCGAGCCCCCGCGCGAAAAGGTCTTGATGTTCCCCTTCACGTCGACGCCGTAGAAGCCCGGCATCACGTAGAGCTTGGACGGATCGGACATGCGCTTGCCCAGCACTTCGTAAGTCTTCGCGTCGATACGGCCGGCGCGGTCGAAGAATACCGTATCCTTGGGATCCACGAACTCGGCGCCCAGGAAGGCCGCCATCAGGACGCCGCACAGGTATTCCCCGCGCGAGGCCACGAAGTCCCGCGAAGCGCCTTCTTCGATCTCCTTACGGAACGCGGCCAGGGTCTGCTCCATCCCGGCCTTGAGCCCCAATTGCCTTTCGATCTCCAGGTAGCGATCGCGGATCAACGCGAAGGGCGCATCCAAGGGAAGCTTCTTCTGGGCCAGGTCATGGCACAGGTAGAGCAGATCGGTGAGCTTGGCTTCCCCCGAGTGCCGCTTGCCCGGGGCCGATGGCACGACCACCTTGCGCTTGGGGCCGGCTTGGAGGATTTTCTTGATCTTGAGGAATTGATTGTGGTCGGCTACGCTAGAGCCGCCGAATTTCGCGACGATGCGGTTCATGTTGCGGGAAAATTAAAAAAAGAATGAAGTAAAACTTAATCCCGCCCGATAAGCTGTAAGAGGACGCGTCGCGATCATGGAAATCAAGAACAACAAACCGGCCGAAAGCAGCGAACCCCGCCGATTCTCGGCTGGGCGCGCGGTTTCCAAGCCGGGTGCCAACTCCTTCGCCGCCGCGCTCAAGAAAGCATCCGATGCCGCGCCCGCCCCCAAAGCCGCCGCGCCGGCTCTTCCGGACGCTCCACAGCCGCTCGATACCGCCGCCGCGCCTCAATCCCAGGAATCCCAAACGGCTGGGAAGTCCCCGGCCGCGCAATCCGAGGCCCCGCCGGCGGATTCCGATGCCGCCTTCGCCGACCACATGGAGTTGGTGCGCTTTCGGCTCAAGACCGGCTATTACGCCAGCAAAGCCATCAATGACGCATTGACGGACAAGCTGAGCGGCTATTTCGATGAATTGGCTTAAGGCTATCCCCCGAAATACTCGGTGAACCGCCGCAGGAAGCGGTCCAGATCCCCCGCAGGCAAGGCATCGATGCCGGCCGCCAATTTGCGTCCGCCCCCGCCGAACTCGATAGCCAGATCGGAAGCCGCGGGACCGCCCGCCCGCGGCGCCCGCACGGAGACGCGGTAGCACCCATCCGACACGGCATGCAGAACCGCTAGCGCTTGGTCGGGGCGTTCCAGCGCCCGCTCGTTGGCCCAGGTGGCGGCATAGCGCCGCGCGAAGGGCGCATCCGGGACCGCGAAGGCCTTGGCCCGCGGCGCGTCGGCCAGGGGCGAGAGGGATTGCAAGGCATCCTGGTCGGCTTCGAATTGCGAGGCCAGCGGCCCGAAGATAGGCGCGTCCCAGCAGAAGTCGAGGGCGGATGGGTAAGCCTCCATGCGCGCGGCCAAATCGGCGGCGGGAAACAGCTGATCGCCCGGAAGCTCCCCGTAGGCATTGTAATTGAGCAAGCTTCCCGCCCGCCGCAGGAGTTGGGCCTCATGGGCGGAGGCGCCCCCGGCGGACGCGAGGGAGGAGCCGGTGGCCGGCAGATTGTCCCCGAAGGCGGCCATGGCGGCCCAGAGCGGCTGGCGATGGCCACGGACCGCGTTCACGATGGCCGCGGTGCAGGTTTCCGGGGCCTGGTTCACGTGCAATTCCAGGGAAGGATGGGTGGGCGGAAGCCCGGGCTCGTGGTGATCGTACCAGGTAACTTTTACGTTACCCCGATCCAGCAGGCCCGAGAGGGCGGCCAGATTGCGCTTGAGGCTGATGTCCAAGGCATGCACGTGCCCGGTCGCTCCCGATGGGATCCGCTCCAGCAGTTCGATCTCGCGTTTAAGCCCGGTCACGCGCAGCGTGGGCGGGCCGAGTTCGAGGAAAAGGATGTGCTGGGCGCAGAGCCCGTCGGCGTCGCCGTTGAAGACGTAGTAGGCGCCGCCATCAGCCGAGGCCGGGCCTTGATCAATCAAGGCCGTAGCGCTCTTTGAGCACCTGGATATGGTGCCGCTCATGCCCGATCAGGGCCCGTAGCATTTGCGCCGGGGTGATCCGTACGCCTGCCGCCGTGCCCACTCGATCCCAGCCGGCGGGATCGATGCCGGCGATCAGGGCGCGGGCGGCCTGGCCCACGCCCTTCCAGGCGTCCAGCACGGCGCGCCATGAAAGCGAATCGTAACCGGCGGCGGCCGCGTAATCGTTTTCCTCGAAGCTGGGCAGGGGCTGGCGCTCGCCGCGCGAGATGCACACCGTGCGGTAAAGGAAAATCAGGCTCGTATCGGTGATATGCCCCACCACTTCGCGTACCGTCCATTTGCCTTCGGCATAGCGGTAGCCGGCCTTGGACTCGGGCAGGCTGGTCAGGTAGGTATGGCAGATTTCGGAATGGCGGGCGTAAGCCTCGACCGGGTGGGTCGACGGGGCATCGTCGAAGGCCACGTAGTTCTTGTAGAAGCCGGAATCCTTGAATTCGATCATGCCAAAAAGTATAGCTACCGAGGGACGATGGTCACAATCGCGGGATGGGGCCGCGGCTATTTTGCCGTCATGCCTTCCGTAGCCGCGACCCATACTTCCGCCATTCCAGGTTTCGGCGACGGGGCCGAGGCTCCCCTTTGCGCGAACGATTCCCCCTTCGCCGCGGTCCTGAGGCTTTGCGAGGCCGTCGCGAAGCGCTCCTGCCCGGTCCTCTTGCGCGGCGAAAGCGGAACCGGCAAGGAAGTGGTGGCCCGTTTCCTCCATACCCACGGCGAGAGGGCGGGCAGGCCTTTCATCGCCGTCAATTGCGGCGCCCTGCCTCCCGGCTTGATCGAATCGGAGCTGTTCGGGCATAAGAAGGGCGCCTTCACTGGCGCCTCCGCCGACCACCCGGGCCGCTTCCGTCAGGCCGATGGCGGCACCTTGTTCCTGGACGAAATCGGCGATATGCCTTTGGAGGCCCAGGTGCGGCTCTTGAGGGCGTTACAGGAAAAACGGGTTTGCCCCGTGGGCGATACCCGCGAATACCCGGTCGACTTCCGGTTGGTCTGCGCTACCCACCGCGATCTCGCCGCGCTGGCCCGGGAGGGACGCTTCCGCGAAGACCTGCTCTTCCGCCTGGACGTGATGGCCATCGACCTGCCTCCCTTACGCGCGCGCCGCGGCGACATCCCGATCCTGTTGCGGCATTTCCTCGCCTCATTACTACCGCCAGCGGAGGCGGACGCGGCGTGGCGCGCGGTTCCCCCGGAACTGGCCGAGCGGCCCTTCTCGGGTAACGTGCGGGAGCTGCGCAACCTGGCCGAACGCTATTGCGTATACCGCGAACTGGGCCGGGGCTGGGAGGCCGTGCTCGCGGGCGCGCCCGCGGGAGGCCCAGGCAACGTATCGCGGGCGTTACCGTCCGCATCCGGAAACGGGGAAGCATTCCGGCCGCGCGCTTCACGGGTTTCCGATCGCGAAATCATGGAAGCCCTGGGCGCCTGCGGCCATCATCGCGGTCGCGCATCCGGCATGTTGGGGATAACCCGGCGCGCTTTGCAATACCGGCTCGCGAAAATGGCGCTTCCCGGACGCGCTTATCCCTTCCCCTCCTCCGGGTTTGGCTCTATATTATCAGGGCTATATGGGGAACGCGATGGGGGGAGTGCCGTCGAGGGGCGCAGCGGCATCCGCCCGTAAGCCCGCCTCCGCGCTCGGATTTTTGCCGGCCGCCCTGGTTTCCTTAGCTCTCGCCGCCGTCGTGCTGATCGCGGGATCCCATTGGGGAGAATCCGCCTGGTACCAGGCCTTCGCCCGCGTCGCCGGCCCTCCGCCGCCATCCTCGACCGTTCTCATCATCACCGCCGATCCCGGCGCGGATCCCTGGGATGCCGCAGCCCGAGCGCGCTTAGCCGCCACCGCCCTGAGTCGCGGTGCTTCCGTGGTGGCCCTGGGGCCCGCTTCCTCCCCCATCGCCGCGGGCGCGGATGCGATCGCCGGTGCGCCTACGGATGCCCCTGCGGCACCGGCCGGCCGTTGGGTGATCCCGCATACCTTCGCCCGCGTGCGGGCCTGGTCCTTCCCCGAGAATGGGCCGCCGGCTTATCCTCCCATCCTTTCCCGATCCCTCTATCCCGCCCTGGACGGGCCCGAACCGGGATTGTCCCTGGCGATGGGAGAAGGTCTGGATATTCCCGATAGCTTGATCACGGAAGCAAGCGCCGGCCCGTCCGCGCCGACCACCGGCTTCATCCTGCCGGCGGGCGAAGCCGCGGTGTGGGCCGTGCCCGCCTTTATCCGCTTGGAGCGCGGGGTGGCGGCGTCCCTGGGAGTGGAAGCCGCGCGCCGGTACCTGGGCGTCCCGGCCGCGAAGATCGGCTACGTGGAGGGCGTGGGAGCCTTGTTCGACGCGTCCCACGCCTTGCCGATAGATGCCTCGGGGGCCGCGCTTCCCCGGTTCCATGCGCCGGACGGCATCCCGCACCTATCCGCCCAGCGTTTCCTGGAAAGCTCCGGATCCGCATCCGAGGCGAGGGGCAAGCTGGTATTCCTCGATCCCGGCGGAGCATCGCTGCCCACCGCCGCCGGCCTACGCACCCCCACCGAGGTGGAAGCGTCCCTTTCCGCGGGATTGCTGGAAGGCACGCTAATCGCCGCGCCCGCTTGGGGCGCGCCCCTGGCCGCCCTGGCGGGCCTATGCTCCGCGGCCTTGATGGCGGCCGTCCTGATCGCCGGATTCGGCGGCGTCCCCGCCTTCATGATGGGAGCGTTCCTCGCTTGCGTATACCCGATCGTCGCCTTCGCCGCTTTCGCCAAAGCCTCCCTGTGGCTGCCGCCCCAGGCCCCGCCCCTGCTCGTCGCCGCCGCCTATTTCCCGCTCGCCTGGGCGCGCCGCAGCCTCACCGGCAGACGCGCGCACCCGCCCATGATCCATCCCGCGCCCGCCTTCGATCCCGTCCTGATGCCGATGGCGCGGCCCTTGCCTCAACCGGTAACGCCGATGCGCGGCACGCCCCAAGTCGCCATCCCCGCCGTCCGCCCGATACAGGGCAGTGCGCCGGCGGGAAGGATGGCCGCGACGGAATCGCCCTCGCTCATGCCACCTGCCCCCGTGGCCTCCGCGCCAATGCCCCCCGCGTCCGTTGCTCCCGCCCCGCTGGCGCAGGCGCCCCGGAATGCCGAGCCGCCGCGCCCGCGGCCGGTCTTGCGTGAACGACAGGGCGCCCCGGTCGAACGCCTGGCCGAACCGGCGGCCCCGTCGCCTGCCGGCGACGAAATCGAGAGGGACGCCAAAGGCGGCCTGGTGCGCGTGGGCAAGTACAGGATCGTACGCAAGATGGGATTCGGTTCGGCCGGCGACGTATTCGAGGGTTTCGATTCCCAGATGGGCCGCAAGGTGGCCATCAAGACCATCACCCGCTTCGCGTCCTCCCGTTTCGATCGCGCGGGAGAACGCTTCGTGCTGGAAGCCCGGGCCGCGGGCTCGCTGAATCATCCTTGCATCAACACCATCTACGATTTCGGTACCATCCGCGACGTCTCCTACATGGTGCTGGAATTCCTGGACGGCGTGACGCTTTCCCAATGGATGCGGGCCCATCCCCAACCTCCGCATCCCCGCGCCGTAGCCCATTGGATGCGGCAAATCGCTTCCGCCCTCGACTTCGCCCATAGCCACAAGATCATCCATCGCGATCTCAAGCCCGCCAACCTGATGGTGGTGGATAACGGCGCCACCTTGAAGCTG
Protein-coding sequences here:
- the flgK gene encoding flagellar hook-associated protein FlgK; the protein is MGLMDSLNVGMRGLNASQTAIDVTGQNISNANTEGYSRKRVNLQADAIPDDVYGQKGLGVAVTEVDRIRDEFLDRQTWEALGDKGYNTQLDTAYTRLGNILKEPSDDGLASKMNAFWASWQDLANNPGDLSAREAVKSSADVMIDTFQSVYKQIQDYGLSMNNPLDQQAKQVNDLTGQIYDLNQKIAGVETSPGQKANDARDQRDLLVRKLSSLIDVQTVEDTNGRLIVTSGGNLIVGPSEAMQIETYGVDKTLANGEKASELRLRFVESKRGFDPRGGELKGIMDARGQVLSKYMDALNSLAGSIVKQVNDQHELGYNLNKSTGVPFFDPSKTSAGNMTLSDAILAGAENIAAAEGGKIVDVAAFAPVGGIPAVANPVLDLKTTNPNYRDLAQGSVKVTLSDGTVLQEGAGADYVVDSELGTIKFLNYGRYVAGDAINVQFQYNTTGFSGNGNGQNSLLIAGLRLKNSMVPDTDGTPTQSVTTFYSATIGKLGIEQNQNKSRLDTKTFLISQMDSEQATISGVSLDEEMTNMIKFENSYRASAKYITTVSQMMDVLMQLAQ
- a CDS encoding sigma-54-dependent Fis family transcriptional regulator, with amino-acid sequence MPSVAATHTSAIPGFGDGAEAPLCANDSPFAAVLRLCEAVAKRSCPVLLRGESGTGKEVVARFLHTHGERAGRPFIAVNCGALPPGLIESELFGHKKGAFTGASADHPGRFRQADGGTLFLDEIGDMPLEAQVRLLRALQEKRVCPVGDTREYPVDFRLVCATHRDLAALAREGRFREDLLFRLDVMAIDLPPLRARRGDIPILLRHFLASLLPPAEADAAWRAVPPELAERPFSGNVRELRNLAERYCVYRELGRGWEAVLAGAPAGGPGNVSRALPSASGNGEAFRPRASRVSDREIMEALGACGHHRGRASGMLGITRRALQYRLAKMALPGRAYPFPSSGFGSILSGLYGERDGGSAVEGRSGIRP
- a CDS encoding cyclic nucleotide-binding domain-containing protein, with amino-acid sequence MDEAEQSWALKALDLRNCPFYTKGDSLQVQMPGVYGNQTVSCSMPVASFIPVAMEGRREEGQVEAGWKNCACRWSYCRMSKLSRPAVQFEEVLSAENQMARPFLDQMPIAVARAFRERALAREYKSGDVILKANVTSSHFHVLLKGMVRIATRGQDGRVLELSVLRKGDCFGEMSILTGASTSNQVDAVEDCLTLAIAREDFHKTLAEFPVMSIILYRMLSKRIRATNQKLAQLLSPGLSGDLRYFAFADLLQSVLTARMTGTLLVEQGPLRAHFGFEEGGLVHASLGNLPATLAIDDALRWQSGSFRFLPQQSAGERNLDGDTMAILLEALRRLDESSIIAKAEDLAP
- a CDS encoding aspartate kinase; protein product: MNRIVAKFGGSSVADHNQFLKIKKILQAGPKRKVVVPSAPGKRHSGEAKLTDLLYLCHDLAQKKLPLDAPFALIRDRYLEIERQLGLKAGMEQTLAAFRKEIEEGASRDFVASRGEYLCGVLMAAFLGAEFVDPKDTVFFDRAGRIDAKTYEVLGKRMSDPSKLYVMPGFYGVDVKGNIKTFSRGGSDISGAIAARAIMAELYENWTDVSGLLMADPRIVDNPHPLDEVSYREIRELSYMGASVFHDEAIAPVRDAGIPINIRNTNRPDDPGTLIVSKLPEVTRYDIAGVAGKKNFCMFSLEKSMMNKEVGFARRMLGIFETHGVSIEHMPSSIDSMSVVAAAEEIGDKTESILEDLRRVLEPDILEVEPDLALIAVVGEGMANQIGTAAKVFIALRDAHVNVRIIDQGSSEYNIIVGVGNQDYEKAIRALYAAMMTPNPAFKG
- a CDS encoding flagellar protein FlgN gives rise to the protein MATMTRQAILEEFPDLFAEGTTAADAPKTDREALCVRLIDNLKSQLGLYAAYRGMAERQRTALINRHLADNLQVNGEIEKLLHNLAGLEEDRVGITSAILGSRKAGDASTPAHAPAKCEAIYPLVSHQNAARLKECRDALMGAMAALRQTLIVNQALIENGSKIIHTTIGILTSVAGRSKADSMGLYTAKGGVNYARVQIRNLVNRSV
- a CDS encoding DinB family protein, with the translated sequence MIEFKDSGFYKNYVAFDDAPSTHPVEAYARHSEICHTYLTSLPESKAGYRYAEGKWTVREVVGHITDTSLIFLYRTVCISRGERQPLPSFEENDYAAAAGYDSLSWRAVLDAWKGVGQAARALIAGIDPAGWDRVGTAAGVRITPAQMLRALIGHERHHIQVLKERYGLD
- a CDS encoding DHH family phosphoesterase encodes the protein MIDQGPASADGGAYYVFNGDADGLCAQHILFLELGPPTLRVTGLKREIELLERIPSGATGHVHALDISLKRNLAALSGLLDRGNVKVTWYDHHEPGLPPTHPSLELHVNQAPETCTAAIVNAVRGHRQPLWAAMAAFGDNLPATGSSLASAGGASAHEAQLLRRAGSLLNYNAYGELPGDQLFPAADLAARMEAYPSALDFCWDAPIFGPLASQFEADQDALQSLSPLADAPRAKAFAVPDAPFARRYAATWANERALERPDQALAVLHAVSDGCYRVSVRAPRAGGPAASDLAIEFGGGGRKLAAGIDALPAGDLDRFLRRFTEYFGG
- a CDS encoding lytic transglycosylase domain-containing protein, whose amino-acid sequence is MLDNQYASLDAKNPLVSGAQGMKNALTGISNSLASQIYRSLRRAQGLDAVSAPAANQPTAIPRFDGDVEDAGNDFPMAPMLAKLVGAHSRDGKSTAPAAMSDAALRPIIDQASQAYGVPANLIKGVIKAESANQPLAVSGAGAKGLMQLMDSTAQAMGVRDPFNAKENVLAGTRYLKDLLNRYGGDESKALAAYNAGPTAVDRYRGIPPFAETKTYVDTVLTTKRELDAAQGN